TGGTCGTCCGCCGGTGCCAAGGGCTTCAAGGGTTCGCGCAAGTCGACCCCGTTTGCAGCCCAGATCGCTGCCGAAGACTGCGCCAAGAAGGCTCAGGAACACGGCATGAAGTCGCTGGAAGTCGAAGTTTGCGGTCCCGGTTCCGGTCGCGAATCGGCTCTGCGCGCGCTCCAGGCTGCCGGTTTCGTCATCACATCGATCCGCGATGTGACGCCGATCCCGCACAATGGTTGCCGCCCGCGCAAGAAGCGCCGCGTTTAATCGTCTGTCATTTTGCTCCGGCGTCTCGGCAATGAAGCGCCGGTTCTACGAAGCTCGGCCGTCACGATTGGATAGTGCGGCGAACGAAAGGTAGAAACATGATCCAGAAAAACTGGCAGGAACTGATCAAGCCCTCGAAGGTGGAGTTCACCTCCAGCGGGGCCAAGAAGGTGACGCTCGTCGCCGAGCCGCTGGAACGCGGCTTCGGCCTGACGCTCGGCAACGCGCTGCGTCGCGTTCTCTTGTCGTCGCTGCGCGGCGCCGCCGTCACCGCCGTCCAGATCGACGGCGTGCTGCACGAATTCTCCTCGATCCCGGGCGTCCGCGAGGACGTGACGGACATCGTGCTGAACATCAAGGAAATCGCCATCCGCATGGAAGGCGATGAAGCCAAGCGCATGGTCGTGCGCAAGCAGGGGCCGGGCGTGGTGACTGCGGGCGACATCCAGACCGTCGGCGATATCGAGATCCTCAATCCGGGCCTCGTTATCTGCACGCTGGATGAAGCGGCTGAAATCCGCATGGAGTTCACGGTCAACAACGGCAAGGGCTATGTGCCGGCCGAGCGCAACCGCTCGGAAGACGCGCCGATCGGACTGATCCCGGTCGATAGCCTGTATTCGCCGATCCGCAAGGTCTCCTACAAGGTCGAAAACACCCGTGAGGGCCAGGTTCTCGACTATGACAAGCTTCTGATGACGATCGAGACGGATGGTTCGGTCTCCGGTGAAGACGCGGTTGCCTTCGCGGCCCGCATTCTCCAGGACCAGCTTTCGGTCTTCGTCAACTTCGAGGAGCCGCAGAAGGATCAGGAAGAGGACGATGTTACCGAACTCGCCTTCAACCCGGCCCTTCTCAAGAAGGTCGACGAACTGGAGCTTTCGGTCCGTTCGGCCAACTGCCTGAAGAACGACAATATCGTCTATAT
This window of the Martelella lutilitoris genome carries:
- the rpsK gene encoding 30S ribosomal protein S11 translates to MAKEATRVRRRERKNISSGVAHVNSSFNNTMITITDAQGNAIAWSSAGAKGFKGSRKSTPFAAQIAAEDCAKKAQEHGMKSLEVEVCGPGSGRESALRALQAAGFVITSIRDVTPIPHNGCRPRKKRRV
- a CDS encoding DNA-directed RNA polymerase subunit alpha, with the translated sequence MIQKNWQELIKPSKVEFTSSGAKKVTLVAEPLERGFGLTLGNALRRVLLSSLRGAAVTAVQIDGVLHEFSSIPGVREDVTDIVLNIKEIAIRMEGDEAKRMVVRKQGPGVVTAGDIQTVGDIEILNPGLVICTLDEAAEIRMEFTVNNGKGYVPAERNRSEDAPIGLIPVDSLYSPIRKVSYKVENTREGQVLDYDKLLMTIETDGSVSGEDAVAFAARILQDQLSVFVNFEEPQKDQEEDDVTELAFNPALLKKVDELELSVRSANCLKNDNIVYIGDLIQKTEAEMLRTPNFGRKSLNEIKEVLASMGLHLGMEVPAWPPENIEDLAKRYEDQY